One region of Quercus lobata isolate SW786 chromosome 2, ValleyOak3.0 Primary Assembly, whole genome shotgun sequence genomic DNA includes:
- the LOC115974891 gene encoding gibberellin-regulated protein 1-like yields MAISKALIASVLISLLVIHLVEADQMVNADATKGSPSKKIDCGAACSARCQLASRQKMCKRACGTCCARCSCVPPGTSGNRDVCPCYATMTTHGGRLKCP; encoded by the exons ATGGCCATCTCAAAGGCTTTAATTGCTTCTGTTCTCATTTCTCTTCTCGTCATCCATCTTGTTGAAGCTGATCAGATG GTGAACGCAGATGCAACAAAAGGTTCTCCCAGTAAAAAAATAG aTTGTGGAGCAGCATGTAGTGCGAGGTGTCAATTAGCGTCTAGGCAGAAAATGTGCAAGAGGGCATGTGGGACTTGCTGTGCTCGTTGTAGCTGTGTTCCTCCAGGCACTTCTGGGAACCGTGATGTATGCCCCTGCTACGCCACCATGACCACCCATGGCGGCAGGCTCAAGTGCccttga